A region of Culicoides brevitarsis isolate CSIRO-B50_1 chromosome 1, AGI_CSIRO_Cbre_v1, whole genome shotgun sequence DNA encodes the following proteins:
- the LOC134832186 gene encoding protein charlatan produces MATLLPTSQSTTSVEAYEDMFKEITRKLYGEESAHGLYPHNTQVAQLAPGTPLIPEADQQRSFTTLVSDRSLAQLEYENAIDNTFKTEDHLSTAFGLAALMQNGFPPPGAILNPVSFGTNGNKQNSNTVNNLLLGSNDNDNKLKTAFAGIATSNTDDRWASTEDLLASWNPSKISNYTTTQKSNIFKSVKPKQEPPCTVTDTSLIQNITNSLMNSSTNAVQQNITKSLAASQVNVPNLTPTVTKRYSCSSCPYSTDRRDLFTRHENIHKEEKPFHCYACLKQFNRADHVKKHFLRMHRDMTYDINKTRKTPAKNNFYNNQTTTQNQNNQVNLMQQQLSEQLIQQQQQQQQQQQQISIQTSNATTLNIPSSFTSVAQNIQLNAINNLQSTIAQQSLQQNVVNTLNGLAVVQQQQHQSQNQTQHTQQQQNLLPNNVVIKQEKVEKSPPKKKNEKRFMCCYCSWSGADNWGLKRHLNTHTKPFVCLLCDYKAARSERLATHVFKVHNKKACNKCTFFADDQNQLVAHQLEAHQLAMQALNHNKASVAQDFHKAGGQFGNFYAKLHQQQLQQQHHEDQSENDDDEGIDKISYYNNNNNNLKQLSNNNDKEKATSCSPPALPLSNNQSKRRRTTSLTNNDKENFSNPLKSSVFDKLYQKSIANFMQQLVPSDDSGSSDPESNTRLMEFLENNPDLTISRVKSNKPAAVDPLTSPRHNRKQSQPRKIDKVEKSDFSKEALQDKYLNQLVSDTGLKCRECAKDKNCTLDLTYRTKGALLFHRLWRHTERKVRCKYCRKRFDRKYRLKLHWMKTHKNEDKKRKRGRPKKSGTGNKKATKGGKTGKKRRRRRRFF; encoded by the exons ATGGCAACGCTCCTGCCGACATCGCAGTCCACCACGAGTGTGGAGGCGTACGAGGACATGTTCAAGGAGATCACGCGGAAATTGTATGGCGAGGAGTCCGCACACGGATTATATCCGCATAACACACAAGTAGCGCAATTGGCACCCGGTACGCCACTCATACCGGAAGCTGATCAACAAAGATCGTTTACAACGCTTGTCTCGGATCGCAGTTTGGCGCAACTGGAATACGAAAATGCCATTGACAACACTTTCAAGACGGAGGATCATCTTTCGACGGCATTCGGGTTAGCTGCCTTGATGCAAAATGGCTTTCCGCCTCCAGGTGCCATCCTAAATCCCGTTAGTTTTGGCACGAATGGCAACAAACAAAACTCAAATACGGTCAATAACTTGCTTTTAGGCagcaacgacaacgacaatAAGCTCAAAACGGCATTTGCGGGCATTGCAACGTCAAATACGGATGACAGATGGGCATCCACGGAAGATCTCCTTGCCTCATGGAACCCCAGTAAAATTTCCAACTACACAACAACgcaaaaaagtaacatttttaagTCGGTAAAGCCGAAACAGGAACCCCCATGTACCGTAACAGACACGTCTCTCATCCAAAATATCACCAACAGCCTCATGAACAGCTCGACAAATGCGGTGCagcaaaatatcacaaaaagttTGGCGGCATCGCAAGTAAATGTCCCCAATTTGACGCCTACTGTCACAAAAAGGTACAGTTGCTCGTCATGTCCGTACTCCACAGATCGCAGGGATTTGTTTACGCGGCACGAAAACATCCACAAGGAAGAGAAGCCGTTTCATTGTTACGCTTGCCTGAAGCAATTTAATCGAGCGGACCACgtgaagaaacattttttgcggATGCATCGCGATATGACGTACGACATTAATAAAACGCGAAAAACTCcggcgaaaaataatttttataacaatcaaacgacgacacaaaatcaaaataatcaaGTTAATCTCATGCAACAACAACTTTCGGAGCAGttgatacaacaacaacaacaacagcagcagcagcagcaacaaatcTCGATTCAAACATCAAACGCAACCACATTAAATATCCCCTCGTCATTCACTTCGGTCGCGCAAAATATCCAATTAAACGCAATCAATAACTTGCAGTCGACCATTGCTCAACAATCGCTCCAGCAAAATGTCGTCAACACACTTAATGGCCTAGCTGTCGTTCAGCAGCAACAGCATCAAAGTCAAAATCAAACGCAGCACACGCAACAACAGCAAAATTTGTTGCCCAATAACGTCGTCATCAAGCAAGAAAAGGTGGAAAAATCGCCGCCCAAGAAGAAAAACGAGAAACGGTTCATGTGTTGCTACTGTTCGTGGTCCGGCGCCGATAATTGGGGCTTAAAACGTCACTTGAACACGCATACGAAGCCGTTCGTGTGTCTCTTATGTGACTACAAAGCTGCAAGGTCGGAACGCTTAGCGACACACGTATTCAAAGTGCACAACAAAAAAGCCTGTAataaatgcacattttttgctGACGATCAAAATCAACTTGTAGCACATCAATTAGAGGCGCA tcAATTGGCGATGCAGGCTCTGAACCATAACAAGGCTTCCGTCGCTCAGGATTTTCATAAGGCGGGAGGCcaatttggtaatttttacgCAAAATTACATCAGCagcaattacaacaacaacaccacGAAGATCAATCCgaaaacgatgatgatgaaggaattgataaaattagttattacaacaacaacaacaataatctaAAACAACTTTCTAACAACAATGATAAGGAGAAGGCGACGTCATGCTCGCCTCCCGCACTACCACTAAGCAATAATCAGTCAAAAAGACGTCGCACAACATCTCTCACCAATAACgacaaagaaaacttttccaaTCCACTCAAATCGAGCGTTTTTGACAAATTGTACCAGAAATCCATCGCCAACTTTATGCAACAACTCGTACCGTCAGACGACTCCGGTAGCAGCGATCCCGAATCCAACACGCGTCTCATGGAATTCCTCGAAAATAATCCGGATCTGACAATTTCTCGTGTCAAAAGCAACAAACCAGCAGCTGTCGACCCACTGACGAGTCCTCGTCACAACCGCAAACAATCGCAACCCCGTAAAATCGATAAAGTCGAAAAATCGGATTTCAGCAAGGAAGCGTTGCAAGACAAATATCTCAATCAACTCGTGTCCGATACGGGACTCAAGTGTCGCGAATGTGCcaaagacaaaaattgcaCACTCGACTTGACGTATCGCACAAAGGGAGCTTTGCTGTTCCATCGATTGTGGCGTCACACGGAACGAAAAGTACGTTGCAAGTACTGCCGAAAACGCTTCGACCGAAAATATCGCTTGAAATTGCACTGGATGAAGACGCACAAAAACGAGGATAAGAAACGCAAAAGAGGAAGACCAAAGAAGAGCGGAACAGGCAACAAAAAAGCAACCAAGGGTGGAAAAACTGGAAAGAAAAGACGCAGACGTCGTCGtttcttttaa